A single region of the Pontimicrobium sp. SW4 genome encodes:
- a CDS encoding DUF3667 domain-containing protein, translating into MTDKKVANQPSMSKNTEITTPSENDENVDFALEQNITICQNCEKEHNTEFKFCPHCGQQTNDELTVGVLFYNTIANYFSFDARFFRSFIPLVFKPGILAKRFVSGKRLMYLHPAQMYLFISVVFFFLFSFKIREYNANFDKALEKGFEMEKSKDSININPIDSSAIAKMRKPLEGKNLVPGLSEQEQKEFDSILTAASNPKNLKNNFNFGYDTAKLDSLIAIDAPEKEQLKAVGMKDDAGFFKKQFFRQLIKFHKNKGGGIVQALFDSVPISLFFLLPIFALLLKIFYWRRGRFAHHLVFSFYYFSFLFTVMCIIFGINYIVEIPDWIDFLVLLSTFFYLVFALRNYYEQGFFISLIKSSMLTFIYMMVVAPMTVMIVLILGFLFY; encoded by the coding sequence ATGACTGACAAAAAAGTCGCTAACCAACCATCGATGTCAAAAAATACCGAAATAACAACTCCTTCAGAAAATGATGAAAATGTAGATTTTGCATTAGAGCAAAATATAACGATTTGCCAAAACTGCGAAAAGGAACATAATACTGAGTTTAAGTTTTGCCCTCATTGTGGGCAACAAACTAATGATGAACTAACGGTAGGCGTGTTGTTTTATAATACCATTGCTAATTACTTTTCGTTTGATGCAAGATTTTTTAGAAGTTTTATTCCTTTAGTGTTCAAACCTGGGATTTTAGCAAAGCGATTTGTAAGTGGAAAGCGTTTAATGTATTTGCATCCAGCGCAAATGTATTTATTTATTTCGGTGGTATTTTTCTTTTTATTTTCGTTTAAAATTAGAGAGTATAATGCCAATTTTGATAAGGCTTTAGAAAAGGGCTTTGAGATGGAAAAATCTAAGGATTCTATTAACATAAACCCTATTGATTCTTCAGCTATTGCAAAAATGAGAAAGCCGCTAGAGGGCAAAAATTTAGTACCTGGACTATCTGAACAAGAACAAAAAGAGTTTGATTCTATACTAACTGCGGCATCAAACCCAAAGAACTTAAAAAATAATTTCAATTTTGGATACGATACAGCAAAATTGGACTCTTTAATTGCTATTGATGCTCCAGAAAAAGAGCAATTAAAAGCAGTAGGAATGAAAGACGACGCAGGATTTTTTAAAAAACAATTTTTTAGACAATTAATAAAATTTCATAAAAATAAAGGAGGAGGGATTGTGCAGGCGCTTTTTGATAGTGTTCCAATTTCTTTGTTTTTCTTATTACCAATTTTTGCATTGCTGTTAAAAATATTCTATTGGAGACGAGGCCGTTTTGCACATCATTTGGTCTTTAGCTTTTACTATTTCTCATTTTTGTTTACAGTTATGTGCATTATATTTGGAATAAACTATATAGTTGAAATCCCAGATTGGATAGATTTTCTAGTACTACTTTCAACGTTTTTTTATTTAGTATTTGCGCTACGAAATTATTATGAACAAGGTTTTTTTATTAGCTTAATTAAATCCTCTATGCTCACATTTATATATATGATGGTTGTAGCGCCTATGACCGTTATGATTGTGCTTATTTTGGGATTCTTATTCTACTAA
- a CDS encoding toll/interleukin-1 receptor domain-containing protein produces MARCTAPSRGHRTASGRANCPACSSRYGGYSSGYSYPSYDNSYTSSRRTSSSGNYNSSKGRTRKASWSRSGSTIYYTSAEINTLTPVRKVVEKRAEKPDIRDIFLCHAWDDRKESALELYNLLESNGVNVWFSEKDIPLGTSFLREIDKGLAKSKIGIVLVTPSFLKRVQNEGVAEKELSALLATDQLVPIVHNTTYDELRDVSPLLGSRNGLDTQEDTMENVAKKLAELITVNENNYS; encoded by the coding sequence ATGGCAAGATGTACAGCACCTTCGAGAGGACATAGAACAGCAAGTGGACGAGCAAATTGCCCTGCGTGTAGTAGTAGATATGGTGGATATAGTTCTGGATATTCATATCCATCTTATGATAACTCTTATACTTCGAGCAGAAGAACATCTTCATCTGGAAATTATAATAGTTCAAAAGGTCGAACTCGAAAAGCTTCTTGGTCAAGATCTGGTTCTACTATTTATTATACTTCAGCAGAGATAAATACACTTACACCTGTTAGAAAAGTCGTTGAAAAAAGAGCTGAAAAACCTGATATTAGAGATATTTTTCTTTGCCACGCTTGGGATGACAGAAAAGAATCTGCGTTAGAATTATACAACTTACTAGAATCAAATGGTGTAAATGTATGGTTCAGTGAAAAAGACATACCATTAGGAACTTCATTTCTTCGGGAAATCGATAAAGGTTTAGCCAAATCTAAAATTGGAATTGTTTTAGTAACACCTAGCTTCTTGAAAAGAGTACAGAACGAAGGTGTAGCCGAAAAAGAATTATCTGCTTTACTTGCTACTGACCAACTTGTACCTATTGTGCACAATACAACTTATGATGAATTGAGAGATGTGAGTCCATTGTTAGGGTCAAGAAATGGATTAGATACACAAGAGGATACAATGGAAAATGTTGCAAAGAAATTGGCTGAATTAATTACTGTGAATGAAAATAACTACAGCTAA
- a CDS encoding T9SS type A sorting domain-containing protein yields the protein MKKNYFIQCIATCLIFISVETILAQSTEVFDGEAGKSTTFTDNGQTFNIVSAEGYDVFLHGTVNGIGPGTDSCTGCGWSGSAPDQQFVDNTGNGNYDGDNNGSSFSIVPVGIEMTVQSLYLFCSTRSLAATTGTLTITGNKGGVEVFSFSKSSGFASPVTFTPNNGFTFIDFATEGASNFANIAIDELVISSTGNLDYMALDAFSWTLNVLSNDDKELNKISLFPNPSSDIINIANLETSEKYNVYSITGRLIKQGVVSKTKPINIQNISKGMYFLQLENSNKSQKFIKH from the coding sequence ATGAAAAAAAATTACTTTATACAATGTATTGCAACTTGTTTAATTTTTATAAGCGTAGAGACAATTCTAGCTCAATCTACAGAAGTTTTTGATGGAGAAGCTGGTAAATCAACTACCTTTACTGATAATGGACAAACATTTAATATAGTTTCTGCTGAAGGGTATGATGTCTTTCTTCATGGAACAGTAAATGGCATTGGACCAGGAACAGATAGTTGTACTGGATGCGGTTGGAGTGGTTCTGCTCCAGACCAACAATTTGTTGATAATACAGGTAATGGTAATTATGATGGAGATAACAATGGAAGCAGTTTCTCAATTGTTCCAGTTGGAATTGAAATGACTGTGCAATCACTGTATCTTTTTTGTTCAACAAGATCCTTAGCTGCAACTACTGGTACATTAACTATTACAGGTAATAAAGGAGGAGTAGAAGTTTTTTCTTTCTCTAAATCTTCTGGATTTGCAAGCCCAGTTACATTTACGCCAAATAATGGATTTACGTTTATAGATTTCGCAACAGAAGGAGCATCAAATTTTGCTAATATTGCTATTGATGAATTAGTTATTTCTAGTACTGGAAATTTGGATTATATGGCATTGGATGCATTTTCTTGGACATTAAATGTTTTGTCAAATGATGATAAAGAGCTAAATAAAATTTCTCTTTTTCCTAATCCATCATCAGATATTATTAATATCGCAAATTTGGAGACTTCAGAAAAATATAATGTGTATTCTATAACTGGAAGATTAATTAAGCAAGGTGTTGTTAGCAAAACAAAGCCAATTAATATCCAAAATATTTCTAAAGGCATGTATTTTTTACAACTTGAAAACTCAAATAAAAGTCAAAAGTTTATTAAACATTAG
- a CDS encoding polysaccharide biosynthesis C-terminal domain-containing protein, whose amino-acid sequence MGIVQNQSFKNTITTYIGFGIGAINTLFLYTEFMSEQYYGLVTYILSTAYVMMPLLAFGAHNTLVKFYSSYKSRNNINSFLTWMLFLPLLLIIPLGLIGYVAFELISNFLSETNPIIKDYVWLIYVAAIAFSYFEVFYSWTKVHMNSVFGNFMKEVFHRAGVMVLLFCLYFNVITIETFVYAVVGVYILRMLIMKLYAYYVRRPIFRFGKLPNTTAVLKYSALIIIAGSVANIILEIDKFMIGQYIEIEKVAYYGVAIYIATVIGVPARSMHQITNPLTAELLNKGERDKLKVLYKKSSLNLFIISGFVFLLIILNINQLYELIPDKYTGGLVVVLLISVAKLSDNIIGNNNAILFNSDYYRVVLALGVLLAAMVVVFNAILIPEYGINGAAFATFMSVIVYNFAKVAFVYYKFKMSPFCTNTLKTLALIIILAGVFYFWEFPFHPIINIGLKSILIGACYGLIVYRMNLSEDISVIFNKFLKK is encoded by the coding sequence ATGGGAATAGTTCAAAATCAATCGTTTAAAAACACTATCACAACCTATATTGGTTTTGGTATAGGAGCGATTAATACCTTATTTCTATATACCGAGTTCATGTCTGAGCAATATTATGGACTCGTAACTTACATATTATCTACAGCTTATGTGATGATGCCTCTATTGGCGTTTGGAGCTCACAATACTCTGGTTAAATTTTATTCGTCATATAAATCTAGAAATAACATTAATAGTTTTTTAACATGGATGCTATTTCTACCATTATTGTTAATTATTCCTCTAGGATTAATTGGTTATGTAGCATTTGAGCTAATTAGTAATTTTCTATCTGAAACAAATCCTATAATTAAAGATTATGTATGGCTTATTTACGTTGCAGCCATAGCGTTTTCGTATTTTGAAGTATTCTATTCTTGGACCAAAGTACACATGAATAGTGTGTTTGGAAACTTTATGAAAGAAGTATTTCATAGAGCAGGAGTAATGGTGCTATTATTCTGTTTATACTTTAATGTTATAACAATTGAGACTTTTGTGTATGCTGTTGTTGGTGTATATATTTTGAGGATGCTCATCATGAAATTGTATGCCTATTATGTGAGGCGACCAATTTTTAGATTTGGAAAGTTACCAAACACAACAGCAGTTTTAAAGTATTCAGCTTTAATAATTATTGCAGGTTCGGTGGCAAATATCATATTGGAAATTGATAAGTTTATGATTGGCCAGTACATCGAGATTGAAAAAGTAGCCTATTATGGCGTTGCTATTTATATTGCGACTGTTATTGGTGTTCCTGCACGTTCAATGCATCAAATAACCAATCCATTAACAGCAGAGTTATTAAACAAAGGCGAACGCGATAAACTTAAAGTATTATATAAAAAAAGCTCACTTAATCTATTCATTATCAGTGGATTTGTATTTTTATTAATCATACTTAATATTAATCAGCTATACGAGCTTATTCCAGATAAGTATACAGGTGGATTGGTAGTTGTGCTCTTAATAAGCGTTGCTAAATTATCCGATAATATTATTGGCAATAACAATGCTATTTTATTCAATAGTGATTATTATAGAGTAGTTTTGGCTTTAGGTGTCTTGTTAGCTGCTATGGTTGTGGTTTTTAATGCTATATTAATTCCAGAGTATGGTATTAATGGCGCTGCATTCGCCACATTTATGTCTGTGATTGTTTATAATTTTGCTAAAGTAGCATTTGTCTATTATAAATTTAAGATGTCTCCTTTTTGTACTAATACACTAAAAACGTTAGCCTTAATTATTATTCTAGCTGGAGTCTTTTATTTCTGGGAATTTCCATTTCATCCAATTATTAATATTGGACTAAAATCTATTCTAATAGGAGCTTGTTATGGTTTGATTGTTTATAGAATGAATTTATCCGAAGATATTTCTGTAATCTTTAACAAGTTTCTTAAGAAGTAA